In Spinacia oleracea cultivar Varoflay chromosome 5, BTI_SOV_V1, whole genome shotgun sequence, a single window of DNA contains:
- the LOC130461461 gene encoding replication protein A 70 kDa DNA-binding subunit C-like, which yields MINIQLEDLQKNFLSCTLWNQYADQLTEYLSNHPNCQVFIAIQYAKIKTFHGVVGISSSLFVTGLHINSEIAEINDFKKRFGSEGKTSSEMVEQISSHISQKNENEFLKKPERKHVDEILEMQEVCNCVTLATIDSIELENGWFYLACKKDYKKVQDQKIDELTKFWCEKCNNYVDPVPRFKLQVRVMDELGSASFVIFDREVVQILGKSALHIRECQIKDGNKDDNDDSVPKDLKELLDRKFLFKVKVTDYNLKQSCPLFTVTKMSDDVDLIKTFQDVEGPKEVMEHEEQLDVTSKPVNHFKDTNTEKNVLNNDNENMDDNCEELCITTNHKRSFEELGCTSSEGHITTSEFSTNKTQRKIVVKKEKD from the exons ATGATCAATATTCAACTAGAGGATTTGCA GAAAAATTTCTTGAGTTGTACTTTGTGGAATCAATATGCTGATCAATTGACAGAATATTTATCTAATCATCCAAATTGTCAAGTTTTTATTGCCATCCAGTATGCAAAAATCAAGACTTTTCatg GTGTTGTTGGAATATCGAGTTCCCTATTTGTGACTGGACTCCATATAAATTCTGAAATTGCAGAGATAAATGATTTTAAAAAGAG ATTTGGGAGTGAAGGAAAGACTTCTTCAGAAATGGTGGAACAAATAAGTAGTCACATCTCTCAGAAAAATGAAAACGAGTTCCTGAAAAAACCGGAGAGGAAACATGTTGATGAGATTCTTGAAATGCAGGAG GTTTGCAACTGTGTGACATTAGCCACAATCGACTCTATTGAGCTTGAGAATGGTTGGTTCTACCTTGCATGTAAGAAAGACTACAAGAAAGTTCAAGATCAAAAAATTGATGAGCTAACGAAGTTTTGGTGCGAAAAGTGCAATAATTATGTAGATCCTGTTCCAAGGTTCAAACTTCAAGTAAGGGTGATGGATGAATTAGGAAGTGCTTCGTTTGTTATTTTTGATCGCGAGGTGGTACAAATCTTAGGAAAGTCTGCATTACATATAAGAGAATGCCAAAttaag GATGGCAATAAGGATGACAATGACGATTCAGTGCCTAAAGATTTAAAAGAACTACTGGACcggaagtttttatttaaagttaaagttacagATTATAACCTTAAGCAAAGCTGCCCATTATTCACAGTAACAAAGATGTCTGATGATGTAGACCTTATAAAGACATTCCAAGATGTAGAGGGTCCTAAGGAG GTTATGGAGCATGAAGAACAACTAGATGTGACTTCAAAACCTGTCAACCATTTCAAGGATACTAACACAGAGaag AATGTACTCAACAATGACAATGAGAATATGGATGACAATTGTGAGGAACTTTGTATCACTACAAACCATAAAAGAAGCTTTGAAGAGTTGGGGTGCACAAGCTCGGAAGGGCATATTACAACATCTGAGTTTTCTACTAATAAAACTCAGCGAAAGATTGTCGTCAAAAAAGAGAAGGACTAA
- the LOC130460674 gene encoding uncharacterized protein, whose product MIGLIENMSRLDQQFSQEMAIDTILHSLHSGYDQFKLNYSMNSLDKTLTELHGMLKTAEKTLKSDKQDVLMVRGGKFKKSGKKRNAKKGGNKAIPTKQTGAKSVKRKVSQPTSESECFYCKKKGHWKRDCLKLKEDQKNGTVVPSSGTKNK is encoded by the exons atgattggactcattgagaatatgagtcggctggatcagcaattttctcaggaaatggctatagacaccatcctccattctcttcatagcgggtatgatcagttcaaactgaactacagtatgaatagtctggacaaaacgctcactgagcttcacggtatgctgaagaccgctgaaaagacgctcaaaagtgataagcaggatgtgcttatggtgcgtgggggcaagttcaagaaatctggaaagaagaggaatgctaagaaaggtggcaacaaggccatcccaactaagcaaactggcgccaaatctgtaaagaggaaggtcagtcaacccacttctgaatccgaatgcttctactgcaagaagaaggggcattggaagagagattgcttgaagctaaaggaagatcagaagaacggaacagtcgttccatcttcag ggactaagaataagtag
- the LOC130462012 gene encoding uncharacterized protein, protein MAKNFTPIHTINPSIENITIQARVIRLWSVHAFNNPSETNAIEMVLLDAEGGKIQASIKKSFISKWRNVFLKGQAYNISYFGVGKNAGDYKPTMHPYKINFRMFTQAQAVEVVASTIPIDGFDFKSYEALKDLDNSVLIGIKIY, encoded by the exons ATGGCCAAGAATTTTACACCCATACACACTATTAATCCTTCTATAGAGAACATAACGATTCAAGCAAGGGTTATCCGACTATGGAGTGTTCATGCCTTCAATAATCCGAGTGAAACAAATGCTATTGAAATGGTTTTACTAGATGCAGAG GGAGGCAAGATTCAAGCTTCTATTAAAAAGTCTTTCATCTCAAAATGGCGGAATGTTTTCCTCAAAGGACAAGCGTACAATATTTCGTATTTTGGTGTTGGAAAGAATGCTGGAGACTATAAACCCACGATGCATCCATACAAAATTAACTTCAGAATGTTTACTCAAGCTCAAGCCGTGGAAGTGGTTGCATCGACCATTCCTATAGATGGTTTTGATTTTAAGTCATACGAAGCACTCAAAGATCTAGACAACAGTGTGTTAATCGGTATAAAAATCTACTAA